A region from the Vespula pensylvanica isolate Volc-1 chromosome 9, ASM1446617v1, whole genome shotgun sequence genome encodes:
- the LOC122631840 gene encoding cytochrome P450 6A1, producing MATTFEIFCTVVAVTLALYYYLTSTFNFWKERGVAGPRPYPIVGNIARTILGKISMGDYLKELYDKPEFKNEPLIGIFTRRTPILIVKDPEMIKDVLIKDFSKISDRGITVFEKVEPLSQHLFSLEPKRWRPLRVKLSPIFTSGKLKEMFNLILECGNHFENYIEKLVAKDEPIECRELTAKFTTDVIGSCAFGLEMNSIGDEDSEFRKMGRSIFEVNFLNVLRNKLRNAVPNAYKFIGYILRRDKVTKFFQELVVNTINYRKEHGIVRNDFINLLMKLKDDPEILKGIEFTDDLLAAQVFKNKKNSDLI from the exons atggcTACAACTTTCGAAATATTCTGCACAGTTGTTGCAGTTACCTTGGCATTGTATTACTATCTAACATCAACTTTCAATTTTTGGAAAGAACGAGGTGTAGCCGGTCCAAGGCCATATCCAATTGTAGGAAATATCGCAAGAACGATATTAGGAAAAATATCTATGGGAGATTATTTGAAAGAACTTTATGACAAACCTGAGTTTAAAAACGAACCATTGATTGGCATATTTACAAGGAGAACTCCTATCCTGATCGTAAAAGATCCTGAAATGATTAAAGACGTTCTcataaaagatttttcgaaGATTTCGGATCGTGGAATTACAGTATTCGAAAag gtagaACCATTATCGCAACATCTTTTTAGTTTGGAACCAAAAAGATGGCGACCATTAAGAGTGAAACTTTCTCCAATTTTCACTTCGGGTAAATTAAAGGAGatgtttaatttaatattagaatgcggcaatcattttgaaaattatatagaaaaacttGTGGCAAAAGACGAACCGATCGAGTGTCGTGAATTAACAGCAAAATTTACTACGGATGTTATCGGTAGTTGTGCGTTCGGATTAGAAATGAATTCGATCGGCGATGAAGACAGTGAATTTCGTAAAATGGGACGATCGATCTTCGAAgttaattttctaaatgtattaagaaataaacttAGAAATGCGGTACCAAATGCTTACAAATTTATCGGCTATATTCTTCGACGAGATAAAGTTACGAAATTCTTCCAAGAATTGGTAGTAAATACTATAAATTATAGGAAAGAACACGGTATCGTGAGAAACGATTTCATTAATCTTCTTATGAAATTGAAAGACGATCCAGAAATATTAAAGGGAATtg aATTTACGGATGATCTTCTCGCTGCACAAGTCTTT aaaaataaaaaaaattcagatcTCATTTAG
- the LOC122632122 gene encoding centaurin-gamma-1A, with amino-acid sequence MTTGQSGHDHSLAIRQEIQRFESVHPSIYAIYDLIDLISDTHIAKQIREHVVAIEDSFVNSHEWTLARDVPELHLGIIGSSDSGKSALVHRYLTGSFMHEESPEGGRFKKEVFINDQSYLLLIRDEGGVPETQFSAWIDALLLVFSLESEESFSILCHFYNRMCSFRNMSEIPKILVGVQDSINDSNPRVIKDVRPRKLACDLTCPYYETCAIYGLNVERVFQDVCQKIIQSISMKNFRCNGQYSIENEIKYPVPMTPKNVQLVTKEMEMTNLLKVDGSEKDEDSRSIHNSNTQTESGMNDGFHNTQNQHGELRSSILTPTTIRKFRRKSNIFTPSKKEKYNMGEMGVGREIPVKQGYLFKRSSKSLKEWKKKYVTLLEDGRLTYHSSLHDYMNDSNGKEILLQYVTVKVPGKTPKGSKLSNTQEDSFEFSIISLENKTWHFEANNAEDRESWISAIEQQILSSLQNSDGEKKNETDAFKMHCIKNKVSGNDACVDCGAPNPDWASLNLGVLMCIECSGIHRNLGSHISKVRSLDLDDWSAGQLSVMLALGNDIANSIWEYCLNGKQKPNPESTREEKEQWIRWKYEDKSFLPPINPNISLGKLLIDSVCRGDMRAFTLCLARCSYEDINISVSTEDLRTPLHLACATGNLAMAQLLIWHKANPQNLDHEGRTCMSYVRALERTLDNSSDSMEMQKLLEVLEQASISGIEDVETSQY; translated from the exons ATGACAACTGGCCAAAGCGGGCACGATCATTCTCTCGCAATTCGACAGGAAATTCAACGCTTTGAAAGTGTTCACCCATCGATATATGCTATTTATGATCTAATAGATCTTATATCAGATACGCATATTGCTAAACAAATACGTGAACATGTCGTTGCTATAGAAG ATTCATTTGTGAATAGTCATGAATGGACGTTGGCTAGAGATGTTCCAGAGTTACATCTAGGAATTATCGGTTCATCTGATTCAGGGAAATCAGCATTAGTTCATAGATATTTAACTGGTTCGTTTATGCATGAAGAATCTCCAGAAGGAGGgcgttttaaaaaagaagtatttatCAACGATCAAAGTTATTTGCTTTTAATAAGGGATGAAGGAGGAGTACCAGAAACACag TTTTCTGCTTGGATAGATGCATTATTACTAGTATTTAGTTTGGAAAGCGAAGAAAGTTTTTCAATACTATGTCACTTCTATAACAGAATGtgttcttttcgaaatatgtCTGAAATACCAAAAATACTTGTAGGAGTACAAG attcaaTTAATGATAGTAATCCACGTGTAATAAAAGATGTAAGGCCAAGAAAATTAGCATGTGATCTAACATGTCCGTACTATGAAACATGTGCTATTTATGGTTTGAATGTTGAAAGGGTTTTTCAAgatg tctgtcaaaaaattattcaaagtaTATCTATGAAAAACTTCAGATGCAATGGACAATACTCtattgaaaacgaaataaaataccCTGTACCAATGACTCCAAAAAATGTACAATTGGTTACAAAAGAAATGGAGAtgacaaatttattaaaagtagaT ggatctgaaaaagatgaagattcTAGATCTATTCATAATAGTAATACACAAACTGAATCAGGAATGAATGATGGTTTTCATAATACACAAAATCAACATGGAGAGTTACGATCTTCTATTTTAACTCCAACTACTATCAG AAAATTTAGAAGAAAGTCTAATATATTTACCccatcaaaaaaagaaaaatataacatgGGTGAAATGGGTGTTGGTAGAGAAATACCAGTTAAACAaggttatttatttaaaagaagtaGTAAATCTTTAAaggaatggaaaaagaaatacgttaCATTATTGGAAGATGGACGTTTAACTTATCATTCAAGTTTACAT GATTATATGAATGATAGTAAtggtaaagaaatattattacaatatgtaACTGTAAAAGTGCCTGGAAAAACTCCAAAAGGttcaaaattatcaaatactCAAG AAGATAGTTTTGAATTTTCTATCATctcattagaaaataaaacttgGCATTTTGAAGCTAATAATGctgaagatagagagagctGGATTTCTGCTATAGAACAACAAATACTTTCTAGCTTACAAAATAGTGATggtgaaaagaagaatgagacAGATGCTTTTAAAATgcattgtataaaaaataaagtctcTGGAAATGATGCATGTGTTGATTGTGGTGCGCCTA ATCCTGATTGGGCTAGTTTAAACTTAGGTGTGCTGATGTGCATTGAATGTTCTGGTATACATAGAAATTTAGGATCACATATTTCTAAAGTCAGATCATTAGATTTGGATGATTGGTC CGCAGGTCAATTAAGTGTAATGTTAGCTCTTGGCAATGACATAGCAAATAGTATCTGGGAATATTGTTTGAATGGAAAACAGAAACCAAACCCAGAGTcaacaagagaagaaaaagaacaatggATACGATGGAAATATGAAGACAAATCCTTCTTACCACCAATTAatccaaatatttctttaggaAAGTTACTTATTGATTCTGTTTGTCG GGGTGATATGAGGGCATTTACTTTATGTTTAGCTAGATGTAGTTACGAAGATATTAATATCTCTGTCAGCACCGAAGATTTACGAACCCCGCTTCATTTAGCTTGTGCAACAGGAAATTTAGCGATGGCTCAACTTTTAATTTGG CATAAGGCAAATCCGCAAAACTTAGATCATGAAGGACGAACGTGCATGTCTTATGTACGAGCACTTGAACGAACACTTGACAATTCCTCAGATTCTATGGAAATGCAAAAACTTTTGGAGGTATTGGAACAAGCTAGTATTTCTGGTATAGAGGATGTAGAAACATCTCAGTATTAG
- the LOC122632127 gene encoding uncharacterized protein LOC122632127, whose protein sequence is MMKARLEAYRRKKHKEEMIESLKSSIKGVLPWNGNSDVTLERLSNEVSNEETEKLCQTVETSDQRNISKERIENLENAEDLESLEDDTNNVQCSLMTKIIYLLYFSLWVTLYIIAIEIEFGAVYFVISTLVLICLNTRSRPKKKGELSAYSVFNPNCEAIEGTLDASQFEREIRYGASSVH, encoded by the exons atgatgaaggCAAGACTCGAAGCATATAGACGtaaaaaacataaagaagaaatgatagaATCACTTAAAAGTTCAATAAAGGGCGTTCTACCATGGAATGGAAATTCTGATGTAACTTTGGAAAGACTGTCAAACGAAGTATCAAacgaagagacagaaaaattaTGTCAG ACTGTTGAAACATCAgaccaaagaaatatatcgaaagaaagaatagagaatTTAGAGAATGCAGAAGATTTAGAAAGTTTGGAGGATGATACTAATAATGTGCAATGCAGCCTTATgactaaaataatatatttgctatatttttctttatgggttacgttatatataattgcaaTAGAGATAGAATTTGGAGCTGTATACTTTGTAATATCTACATTagtattaatttgtttaaatacgAGGTCGAGacctaaaaaaaaaggtgagCTCAGTGCTTATTCTGTTTTCAATCCAAATTGTGAAGCTATAGAAGGAACTCTTGATGCTTCCcaatttgaaagagaaattagaTATGGAGCTTCAAGTGTACATTGA
- the LOC122632129 gene encoding uncharacterized protein LOC122632129 isoform X2, with protein sequence MQRVLSFQMARGFSESSEFVTKRMCFSFLFSVGFLCLLCGFLLGRFASERSIEFRAERKRLEFAGNGLEHTEHLRQFLLEKLAETTTYETSRTTSIVKEVETFKIGEALSDLPIFHRVITNGSFVVATSPGSREPDICPTMMSNFIRHKIVAYIALYDDNLQGNGNFISAGSDVIQSIIFQEVTIIRNLNSPQNHNVFDLNNEAYRDVLFPRLALDIPHVVFSFMKKNNSVNNESENNESFKLRRIPLTQLVGDTIWRLSESLVFHWNTKYFNDTIIDVLETINISKFLDIKDDIKKTVEQLMSSVQILNQRIDATDGSKSLDTRILNDILMDLDRSLLCPDKYFRSKTDLASFHILSEQSSDMLSYLIELQKCYNTAVQLLQE encoded by the exons atgcagcGTGTCCTCAGTTTTCAAATGGCTCGTGGATTCAGCGAGTCGAGCGAATTCGTAACGAAACGCATGtgtttttcgttccttttctcaGTCGGATTTCTTTGCCTTCTTTGCGGCTTCCTGCTTGGTCGTTTTGCATCTGAAAGGTCGATAGAATTTCGGGCTGAAAGGAAACGACTCGAATTTGCCGGCAATGGTTTAGAACACACGGAACATCTTCGTCAATTTTTACTTGAAAAATTAGCAGAAACAACGACCTATGAAAC AAGTCGGACAACTTCTATCGTTAAAGAGGTAGAAACATTCAAAATCGGCGAAGCACTATCCGATTTACCGATTTTTCATCGAGTTATTACAAATGGTTCTTTCGTTGTTGCTACGTCTCCAGGATCTCGAGAACCTG ATATTTGCCCGACTATGATGTCTAATTTTATACGGCATAAAATCGTTGCCTATATCGCTTTGTACGACGACAATTTACAAG GCAATGGTAATTTTATTTCTGCTGGATCAGACGTGATACAGTCTATAATTTTCCAAGAAGTTACCAtcattagaaatttaaattcTCCTCAAAATCATAATGTATTTGATCTAAATAATGAGGCATATCGCGACGTTTTATTTCCACGTCTTGCGTTGGATATTCCACATGTTGTGTTTTCCTTTATG aaaaaaaataattctgtaAACAATGAAAGTGAAAACAATGAAAGTTTCAAATTACGTCGAATTCCTTTAACACAATTAGTCGGTGACACTATTTGGAGATTATCTGAGAGTTTAGTCTTTCATTGGAATACAAAATACTTTAATGACACTATCATTGATGTATTGGAAACCATAAACATATCAAAGTTTCTGGATATCAAAg atgatattaaaaaaacggTAGAACAATTAATGTCTAGTGTACAAATTCTTAACCAAAGGATTGATGCAACTGATGGTAGCAA GTCATTGGATACAAGAATATTGAATGACATATTAATGGACTTGGACAGATCACTTTTATGTccagataaatattttcgttctaAGACTGACTTAGCttcatttcatattttgtcGGAACAATCTTCTGATATGTTGAgttatttaatcgaattacaaAAATGTTACAATACTGCTGTTCAATTGTTACAAGaatga
- the LOC122632129 gene encoding uncharacterized protein LOC122632129 isoform X1, with product MQRVLSFQMARGFSESSEFVTKRMCFSFLFSVGFLCLLCGFLLGRFASERSIEFRAERKRLEFAGNGLEHTEHLRQFLLEKLAETTTYETSRTTSIVKEVETFKIGEALSDLPIFHRVITNGSFVVATSPGSREPDRFVVLSASGNGIGIALELVKVLNQIRTEYNWKSRRTLIFCLFLGSLDICPTMMSNFIRHKIVAYIALYDDNLQGNGNFISAGSDVIQSIIFQEVTIIRNLNSPQNHNVFDLNNEAYRDVLFPRLALDIPHVVFSFMKKNNSVNNESENNESFKLRRIPLTQLVGDTIWRLSESLVFHWNTKYFNDTIIDVLETINISKFLDIKDDIKKTVEQLMSSVQILNQRIDATDGSKSLDTRILNDILMDLDRSLLCPDKYFRSKTDLASFHILSEQSSDMLSYLIELQKCYNTAVQLLQE from the exons atgcagcGTGTCCTCAGTTTTCAAATGGCTCGTGGATTCAGCGAGTCGAGCGAATTCGTAACGAAACGCATGtgtttttcgttccttttctcaGTCGGATTTCTTTGCCTTCTTTGCGGCTTCCTGCTTGGTCGTTTTGCATCTGAAAGGTCGATAGAATTTCGGGCTGAAAGGAAACGACTCGAATTTGCCGGCAATGGTTTAGAACACACGGAACATCTTCGTCAATTTTTACTTGAAAAATTAGCAGAAACAACGACCTATGAAAC AAGTCGGACAACTTCTATCGTTAAAGAGGTAGAAACATTCAAAATCGGCGAAGCACTATCCGATTTACCGATTTTTCATCGAGTTATTACAAATGGTTCTTTCGTTGTTGCTACGTCTCCAGGATCTCGAGAACCTG acAGGTTTGTGGTCTTATCTGCAAGTGGAAATGGAATTGGTATCGCGTTAGAATTAGTGAAAGTATTAAATCAAATTCGGACGGAATATAATTGGAAATCACGTCGTACgctcattttttgtttattcttggGTTCTTTAGATATTTGCCCGACTATGATGTCTAATTTTATACGGCATAAAATCGTTGCCTATATCGCTTTGTACGACGACAATTTACAAG GCAATGGTAATTTTATTTCTGCTGGATCAGACGTGATACAGTCTATAATTTTCCAAGAAGTTACCAtcattagaaatttaaattcTCCTCAAAATCATAATGTATTTGATCTAAATAATGAGGCATATCGCGACGTTTTATTTCCACGTCTTGCGTTGGATATTCCACATGTTGTGTTTTCCTTTATG aaaaaaaataattctgtaAACAATGAAAGTGAAAACAATGAAAGTTTCAAATTACGTCGAATTCCTTTAACACAATTAGTCGGTGACACTATTTGGAGATTATCTGAGAGTTTAGTCTTTCATTGGAATACAAAATACTTTAATGACACTATCATTGATGTATTGGAAACCATAAACATATCAAAGTTTCTGGATATCAAAg atgatattaaaaaaacggTAGAACAATTAATGTCTAGTGTACAAATTCTTAACCAAAGGATTGATGCAACTGATGGTAGCAA GTCATTGGATACAAGAATATTGAATGACATATTAATGGACTTGGACAGATCACTTTTATGTccagataaatattttcgttctaAGACTGACTTAGCttcatttcatattttgtcGGAACAATCTTCTGATATGTTGAgttatttaatcgaattacaaAAATGTTACAATACTGCTGTTCAATTGTTACAAGaatga
- the LOC122632130 gene encoding uncharacterized protein LOC122632130 has translation MEHDIPSSQASTTIPSVTTSCVEEVPICNCIEDWNNENFENYDLKQNSRNRLVLRTVKNVSKARRKRLRQQERLQFCKDEFLFVQNIEKLRTKNNSRNVTDIELPMHEHLNLSEVREKFQELNISH, from the exons atggaacaTGATATTCCTTCTTCACAAGCATCTACAACTATTCCCAGTGTAACTACGTCATGTGTAGAAGAAGTTCCAATATGTAATTGTATCGAAGACTGGAACAAT gagaattttgaaaattatgacCTAAAGCAGAATTCAAGAAATAGATTAGTTTTACGAACTGTAAAAAATGTGTCAAAAGCAAGGAGAAAAAGACTCAGACAACAAGAACGGTTACAATTTTgtaaa gatgaatttttatttgtacaaaacatagaaaaactaagaacaaaaaataattccaGAAATGTAACTGATATTGAATTACCTATGCATGAGCATCTAAATTTATCTGAG gtaagagaaaaatttcaagaattgAACATTTCCcattga
- the LOC122632128 gene encoding zinc finger protein 660-like isoform X1, with protein sequence METGSSVILDTCGDDSVLLQTVKNIVNQNQHNELEPEEEGFFLVTDVENEHHRNIDVTNEDTVCNLNESLEKVSWSGLCRICANVNDHLIPIFEGEGMEHALCNKIHKYLPIHISENDTLPLQLCYHCAATLLAWHELAEGCLNAERRLLEIQTSSQNKQYFQPQSTDESETLPETNISHVTEKVFPGQESEVKSEAYEKEAANDSSRWQPDDNSIIQISTIQLEDSKIERLQYLQCVQCEIVFTDIKCLINHMNAQHSAGMHYCSHCKLAYNGSNKAFEEHLTTHYNTTYVVSKHTRVENQIALMEESNNGEVQKEEEVNTEVSCNEQLLFTCHLCNRSYKKKSELKKHVVLHDELIQAQNRDEAELIHKAKQIINNRISYKCELCKKVIFTKRGFLRHMRVHSGKRPCKCELCGKCYRIEQDLARHIRDVHEGLKKYPCDICGRAFANKGAKDDHRRIHTGERPYACKHCPKTFRTLNSIYIHNRVHTNYKPHKCSYCGKYFRSRQRLNNHETTHTGVKAFSCEICGKSFPVKGEVMRHHATHNQEKPFNCKGCGMKFGQKRYLRNHIKQHHKEESCTLLAELTEKHN encoded by the exons ATGGAGACTGGGAGTTCAGTTATATTAGATACTTGTGGAGATGATTCGGTTTTGCTTCAGAcagtaaaaaatatagttaaTCAAAATCAACATAATGAATTGGAGCCTGAGGAGGAAGGATTTTTTTTAGTAACAGATGTTGAAAATGAACATCACAGAAATATAGATGTTACAAATGAAGATACAGTGTGtaatttaaatgaatcttTAGAAAAAGTATCGTGGTCAGGATTATGTAGAATTTGTGCTAACGTAAATGATCATTTAATTCCAATATTTGAAGGAGAAGGCATGGAACATGCACTGTGTaacaaaatacataaatatttacctATACAT atttcTGAGAATGACACATTACCTTTGCAATTATGTTACCATTGTGCAGCTACATTATTAGCATGGCATGAATTAGCTGAAGGATGCTTAAACGCAGAACGTCGATTACTTGAGATACAAACCTCGTCTCAAAACAAACAg TACTTTCAACCACAGTCAACAGATGAATCAGAAACTCTACCAGAAACTAATATATCTCATGTTACAGAAAAAGTTTTT cCCGGTCAAGAAAGTGAAGTTAAAAGTGAGGCATATGAAAAGGAAGCTGCTAATGATTCAAGCAG atggCAACCAGATGATAACAGTATTATTCAGATTTCCACAATCCAATTAGAAGActcaaaaatagaaagattacAATATCTTCAATGTGTTCAGTGCGAAATAGTATTCACAGATATTAAATGTCTTATAAATCATATGAATGCACAACACAGTGCTGGAATGCATTATTGTTCTCATTGCAAATTAGCATATAATGGATCAAACAAAGCTTTTGAAGAACACTTAACTACTCACTATAATACCACATATGTTGTTTCCAAACATACGCGAGTAGAAAATCAAATTGCATTGATGGAAGAATCCAATAACGGTGAAGtacaaaaagaggaagaggtgaATACAGAAGTGTCTTGCAATGAGCAATTATTGTTTACTTGTCACTTATGTAATAGAagttataagaagaaaagtgaattaaaaaaacatgTAGTTTTACACGATGAATTAATCCAAGCACAAAATCGTGATGAAGCAGAGTTAATACATAAAGCAAAgcaaattattaacaatcgtatttcatataaatgtgaattatgtaaaaaagttatattcACAAAACGTGGCTTTTTGCGTCATATGAGGGTACATTCTGGGAAACGTCCATGTAAATGTGAATTGTGTGGAAAATGTTATCGTATTGAACAAGACTTAGCACGTCATATCAGAGATGTTCATGaaggtttaaaaaaatatccatGTGACATTTGTGGCAGAGCATTTGCCAATAAAGGTGCAAAAGATGATCACAGAAGAATACATACAGGAGAACGGCCATATGCTTGTAAACACTGTCCCAAAACATTTCGTACtttaaattctatatacatTCACAATCGTGTACATACTAATTATAAGCCTCATAAATGTTCATATTGCGGTAAATACTTTAGAAGTAGACaacgattaaataatcatGAAACAACTCATACAGGTGTAAAAGCGTTTTCATGCGAAATTTGTGGTAAGTCTTTTCCAGTTAAAGGAGAGGTCATGCGACATCATGCAACTCATAATCAAGAAAAACCATTTAATTGTAAAGGTTGTGGTATGAAATTCGGGCAAAAAAGATACTTACGAAATCATATTAAGCAACATCATAAAGAAGAATCTTGTACATTATTAGCAGAATTAACAGagaaacataattaa
- the LOC122632128 gene encoding zinc finger protein 480-like isoform X2 gives METGSSVILDTCGDDSVLLQTVKNIVNQNQHNELEPEEEGFFLVTDVENEHHRNIDVTNEDTVCNLNESLEKVSWSGLCRICANVNDHLIPIFEGEGMEHALCNKIHKYLPIHISENDTLPLQLCYHCAATLLAWHELAEGCLNAERRLLEIQTSSQNKQYFQPQSTDESETLPETNISHVTEKVFPGQESEVKSEAYEKEAANDSSRSSSNRTPFKMFLEMHNIFWKPYKKRCQLQQKKSNMGGDCGSIWIAVMDTTLEHSSIADLQQNNDTEVKGEMCEEYKQNNAKILDREQNTCMVAFLPNVNNESQKTKMCKTSLSDTKDSNEHIKKQKNFSDTQESYQCIECGKFFKLKDSYLRHMRIHKDERPFTCHVCGKQFRDSGGLSRHLKDVHAKLKNFMCDICGKSFASKATRDDHRRTHTGERPYICDSCGKTFKSKASLYIHSKLHTNEFPHPCTYCNKKFRRRQEMLAHVTTHTGEKNYGCDICSKRFRVKSELVRHKLVHSETKPFVCVKCGLAFRQKRYLNNHIKSRHVDLLQMG, from the exons ATGGAGACTGGGAGTTCAGTTATATTAGATACTTGTGGAGATGATTCGGTTTTGCTTCAGAcagtaaaaaatatagttaaTCAAAATCAACATAATGAATTGGAGCCTGAGGAGGAAGGATTTTTTTTAGTAACAGATGTTGAAAATGAACATCACAGAAATATAGATGTTACAAATGAAGATACAGTGTGtaatttaaatgaatcttTAGAAAAAGTATCGTGGTCAGGATTATGTAGAATTTGTGCTAACGTAAATGATCATTTAATTCCAATATTTGAAGGAGAAGGCATGGAACATGCACTGTGTaacaaaatacataaatatttacctATACAT atttcTGAGAATGACACATTACCTTTGCAATTATGTTACCATTGTGCAGCTACATTATTAGCATGGCATGAATTAGCTGAAGGATGCTTAAACGCAGAACGTCGATTACTTGAGATACAAACCTCGTCTCAAAACAAACAg TACTTTCAACCACAGTCAACAGATGAATCAGAAACTCTACCAGAAACTAATATATCTCATGTTACAGAAAAAGTTTTT cCCGGTCAAGAAAGTGAAGTTAAAAGTGAGGCATATGAAAAGGAAGCTGCTAATGATTCAAGCAG GTCCAGTAGCAACCGGACACCATTTAAAATGTTCCTTGAAATGCACAATATATTTTGGAAgccgtataaaaaaagatgccAGCTACAGCAAAAGAAATCTAATATGGGTGGAGATTGTGGTTCTATTTGGATTGCTGTAATGGATACAACACTAGAACATTCTTCGATAGCTGATCTACAGCAAAATAATGATACGGAAGTTAAAGGAGAAATGTGCGAAgaatacaaacaaaataatgCCAAAATACTAGATCGAGAACAAAATACATGTATGGTAGCATTTCTTCCAAATGTAAATAATGAATCGCAGAAAACAAAGATGTGTAAAACTTCCTTAAGTGATACTAAAGACTCTAATGAGCacataaagaaacaaaaaaatttttctgatACACAAGAATCATATCAATGTATTGAATgtggaaaattttttaaattaaaagattcgTATTTAAGGCACATGAGGATACATAAAGATGAAAGACCATTTACTTGCCATGTATGTGGAAAACAATTTCGTGATTCTGGTGGACTTTCGAGACACTTAAAAGATGTACACGCAAAgcttaaaaattttatgtgCGATATTTGTGGCAAATCATTCGCATCAAAAGCTACAAGAGATGATCATCGTCGTACGCACACAGGAGAAAGACCTTACATTTGTGACTCCTGTGGTAAAACATTTAAGTCAAAAGCTTCACTTTATATTCATAGCAAATTACATACAAATGAGTTTCCACATCCATGCACTTActgcaataaaaaatttcgtagaCGTCAAGAAATGTTAGCTCATGTAACCACACACAcaggagaaaagaattatgGATGTGATATATGCTCAAAACGATTTAGAGTGAAATCCGAACTAGTTAGGCACAAGCTTGTTCACTCTGAAACTAAGCCATTTGTTTGTGTTAAATGTGGGTTGGCTTTCCGTCAAAAgcgttatttaaataatcacaTTAAAAGCAGACATGTCGACTTACTACAAATGGGCTGA